Proteins from one Cryptomeria japonica chromosome 4, Sugi_1.0, whole genome shotgun sequence genomic window:
- the LOC131076217 gene encoding cytochrome P450 750A1-like has protein sequence MASMGFPEPLDSINIIRECAYAPATATLCSLIIFLWVLHRFNVKRKNTLGSRLPRGPFAWPIIGNLNQLKRLPHRDLHELSKKYGPIMMLKLGSVRTVLVSSSAMAKEFLKTHDKVFASRPVSAVGKYIGYNSKDLIFVPHGAYWRHMRKLCVVELLNTKRIDSFRCVREQEMLLTVRSMWEMSGKGGKLVNLTMFFSSFSQAVMWRILSGTKISFHGDAHGEEIKKMVSEVTAVVGSINIGDFIPYLGWLDLQGVERRMKKVHNSMDQVISKIIEEHQQRRREFHKEHEQQPDIIDVLLEMESLDGMPITKENIKAIVFDMFVAGTETTSTTLEWAMSEILRNPSVAKKMQEEIESVVGRERAVSERDIGSMEYVQCVVKETLRLYPALPLLLPHESTQDCAVGGYFIPERSRLIVNAWAIGRDPSLWEDPLEFKPERFMGKKVDVVRDKDYFDMLPFGAGRRGCPGAAMADVTMNLVLAQLVHYFEWSVEGDLDMTEVFGVTTPRSVHLLARPALRLPTCP, from the exons ATGGCTTCTATGGGCTTTCCTGAACCTTTGGACTCAATAAATATAATAAGAGAGTGTGCTTATGCTCCAGCAACAGCTACACTGTGTTCACTCATAATTTTCTTGTGGGTTTTGCACAGATTTAATGTGAAAAGGAAGAATACATTGGGATCGAGATTGCCCCGAGGACCGTTTGCATGGCCCATTATTGGAAATCTGAACCAGCTGAAAAGGCTTCCTCATCGTGATCTTCATGAACTTAGTAAGAAATATGGGCCCATTATGATGTTGAAATTGGGCTCTGTTCGCACTGTTTTGGTTTCTTCTTCTGCCATGGCAAAAGAGTTCTTGAAAACCCACGATAAGGTTTTTGCCAGCCGACCTGTTTCTGCTGTAGGAAAATACATTGGCTATAATAGCAAGGATCTGATTTTTGTACCTCACGGGGCTTATTGGAGACACATGAGAAAGCTGTGCGTGGTGGAATTGCTGAATACCAAAAGGATCGATTCCTTCAGATGTGTACGAGAGCAAGAAATGCTTCTCACTGTTCGTTCAATGTGGGAGATGTCTGGGAAGGGTGGGAAGCTTGTTAATCTCACCATGTTCTTTTCATCGTTTTCGCAGGCAGTCATGTGGCGAATCCTTTCGGGAACCAAAATTTCATTTCACGGTGACGCTCATGGCGAAGAGATAAAGAAGATGGTATCAGAGGTGACAGCTGTAGTAGGGAGTATCAATATCGGGGACTTCATTCCTTACTTAGGCTGGCTGGACTTGCAAGGAGTAGAGCGGCGCATGAAAAAAGTACACAACTCCATGGACCAAGTGATTAGTAAAATAATAGAGGAGCACCAGCAGCGCAGGAGGGAGTTCCACAAGGAGCATGAGCAGCAGCCTGACATCATTGACGTGCTCTTGGAAATGGAGAGTCTCGATGGAATGCCAATCACAAAGGAAAACATTAAAGCCATTGTTTTT GATATGTTCGTGGCTGGAACTGAAACGACGTCTACTACGTTAGAATGGGCAATGAGTGAGATTCTTAGAAACCCTAGCGTGGCCAAGAAAATGCAAGAGGAAATAGAATCAGTGGTCGGCAGAGAGAGGGCTGTAAGTGAGCGTGACATAGGAAGCATGGAGTACGTGCAGTGTGTGGTGAAGGAGACACTGAGGTTATATCCGGCGTTACCCTTGCTTCTTCCGCACGAATCCACACAAGATTGTGCAGTTGGGGGATACTTCATTCCTGAGAGAAGCAGGCTCATCGTCAATGCTTGGGCTATTGGAAGAGACCCATCCTTGTGGGAAGATCCTCTGGAATTCAAGCCAGAGAGATTTATGGGTAAAAAAGTTGATGTTGTGAGAGACAAGGATTATTTTGATATGTTGCCATTTGGAGCAGGAAGGAGAGGATGTCCAGGCGCAGCCATGGCTGATGTAACCATGAACCTTGTTTTGGCTCAGCTCGTTCATTACTTTGAATGGAGCGTGGAAGGAGATCTGGATATGACGGAAGTCTTTGGAGTCACCACGCCCAGGAGTGTTCACCTTCTCGCTCGTCCTGCCTTAAGGCTACCTACCTGCCCTTGA